The following proteins come from a genomic window of Nocardiopsis sp. YSL2:
- a CDS encoding nuclease-related domain-containing protein: protein MNGTTPPSDDAQPHRHQALFFPNQKSTRDASAGRALYGALKSSESTRRWAVRAGIALAVGLAVGLLTSSWRIGATFAILTVIGIAVYKARRESEIPRWRKPAAAQRKTEAQLKVMKQLGYRVLHARSVPGGNGQIDHFIVGRRGAFAIDSESWDKRLPLRNKLEQLYHGRFNKNERIDEALEEAKRAEELISAELGRDIKVRASLAIYGPGMPWDSHRLRGVDIITGTKVRKWLRSGRDRLTDGEIEEIYQAAQRALPPRY, encoded by the coding sequence GTGAACGGCACCACCCCACCGTCCGACGACGCGCAGCCGCACAGGCACCAAGCGCTCTTCTTCCCCAACCAGAAAAGCACCCGGGACGCCTCCGCCGGCCGGGCCCTCTACGGTGCGCTCAAGTCCAGCGAGAGCACTCGCAGGTGGGCGGTCCGCGCGGGCATCGCCCTGGCGGTCGGCCTCGCCGTGGGCCTGCTGACCTCCAGTTGGCGGATCGGTGCCACCTTCGCGATCCTCACGGTCATCGGGATCGCCGTGTACAAGGCGCGCCGCGAGTCCGAGATCCCGCGGTGGCGCAAACCCGCCGCGGCCCAGCGCAAGACCGAGGCCCAGCTCAAGGTCATGAAGCAGCTCGGCTACCGCGTCCTGCACGCGCGCTCGGTTCCCGGCGGGAACGGCCAGATCGACCACTTCATCGTGGGTCGGCGCGGCGCGTTCGCGATCGACTCCGAGTCGTGGGACAAGCGCCTTCCCCTGCGCAACAAGCTGGAGCAGCTCTACCACGGCCGCTTCAACAAGAACGAGCGGATCGACGAGGCACTGGAGGAGGCCAAACGGGCCGAGGAACTGATCAGCGCCGAACTGGGGCGCGACATCAAGGTCCGGGCGTCGTTGGCCATCTACGGCCCCGGCATGCCCTGGGACAGCCACCGGCTGCGCGGCGTCGACATCATCACCGGCACCAAGGTCCGCAAGTGGCTGCGCAGCGGACGGGACCGGCTGACCGACGGCGAGATCGAGGAGATCTACCAGGCGGCCCAGCGGGCACTGCCGCCGCGGTACTGA
- the ilvD gene encoding dihydroxy-acid dehydratase, translating into MPALRSRTVTHGRNMAGARALMRATGVEREDFGKPIVAVANSFTEFVPGHVHLREVAEVVADAIREAGGVPREFNSIAVDDGIAMGHGGMLYSLPSRELIADSLEYMVNAHCADALVCVSNCDKITPGMLLAALRLNIPTVFVSGGPMEAGKVTVVNGTATTVRKLDLINPMIAAADESVSQAELDEMEEAACPTCGSCSGMFTANSMNCLTEAMGLALPGNGTVLATHTARKALYEDAGRRVVEAAKRYYEDDDSSVLPLSIATPAAFGNAMALDVAMGGSTNTILHLLAAATEAGVGFGLPEIDEVSRRVPCLCKVAPNTEKYHIEDVHRAGGIPAILGELARGGLLDTSLPTVHGKTIGEFIAEWDIVSDTVLPEAVELFHAAPGGVRTTKAYSQSVRWDTLDTDRDGGCIRSVASAYTKDGGLAVLFGNMAPDGAIVKTAGVEEELWTFSGPAKVFESQEDAVDGILNKRIEPGDVVVIRYEGPKGGPGMQEMLYPTSFLKGRGLGKACALITDGRFSGGTSGLSIGHASPEAAAGGDIALVEDGDVISIDIPNRGLVLEVSEDELAARRERLLKELGRFRPRDRQRPITAALRAYAAMATSASTGAARDVSQIED; encoded by the coding sequence ATGCCAGCCCTACGCTCTCGTACGGTGACCCACGGCCGGAACATGGCCGGCGCTCGCGCCCTCATGCGCGCCACCGGCGTAGAGCGTGAGGACTTCGGCAAGCCCATCGTGGCCGTCGCCAACAGCTTCACCGAGTTCGTTCCGGGCCACGTGCACCTGCGCGAGGTCGCCGAGGTCGTGGCCGACGCCATCCGCGAGGCGGGCGGCGTCCCCCGTGAGTTCAACTCCATCGCCGTCGACGACGGCATCGCCATGGGACACGGCGGCATGCTCTACTCGCTGCCCAGCCGCGAGCTCATCGCCGACTCCCTCGAGTACATGGTCAACGCCCACTGCGCCGACGCGCTGGTGTGCGTGTCCAACTGCGACAAGATCACCCCGGGCATGCTGCTGGCCGCGCTGCGCCTGAACATCCCGACGGTGTTCGTCTCCGGCGGGCCCATGGAGGCCGGCAAGGTCACCGTCGTCAACGGCACCGCCACCACCGTGCGCAAGCTCGACCTCATCAATCCCATGATCGCGGCGGCCGACGAGAGCGTCTCACAGGCCGAACTCGACGAGATGGAGGAGGCGGCCTGCCCGACCTGTGGTTCGTGCTCGGGCATGTTCACCGCCAACTCGATGAACTGCCTCACCGAGGCCATGGGCCTGGCCCTGCCGGGCAACGGCACAGTGCTGGCCACCCACACCGCCCGCAAGGCGCTGTACGAGGACGCCGGACGCCGGGTCGTCGAGGCCGCCAAGCGCTACTACGAGGACGACGACTCCTCCGTCCTGCCGCTGTCCATCGCCACGCCCGCCGCCTTCGGCAACGCCATGGCCCTGGACGTGGCCATGGGCGGCTCCACCAACACGATCCTGCACCTGCTCGCCGCCGCCACCGAAGCGGGCGTGGGTTTCGGACTCCCCGAGATCGACGAGGTCTCCCGCCGGGTGCCGTGCCTGTGCAAGGTGGCCCCGAACACGGAGAAGTACCACATCGAGGACGTCCACCGGGCGGGCGGTATCCCCGCCATCCTGGGCGAACTCGCCCGCGGCGGCCTCCTGGACACCTCGCTGCCCACGGTGCACGGCAAGACCATCGGCGAGTTCATCGCCGAGTGGGACATCGTCTCCGACACCGTCCTGCCCGAGGCCGTGGAGCTGTTCCACGCGGCCCCCGGTGGCGTGCGCACCACCAAGGCCTACTCGCAGAGCGTCCGCTGGGACACCCTGGACACCGACCGCGACGGGGGCTGCATCCGCTCGGTGGCCAGCGCCTACACCAAGGACGGCGGCCTGGCGGTGCTGTTCGGCAACATGGCCCCCGACGGCGCGATCGTCAAGACCGCCGGTGTGGAGGAGGAGCTGTGGACCTTCTCCGGGCCGGCCAAGGTGTTCGAGTCCCAGGAGGACGCGGTCGACGGCATCCTCAACAAGCGGATCGAGCCCGGCGACGTCGTGGTCATCCGCTACGAGGGCCCCAAGGGCGGCCCCGGCATGCAGGAGATGCTGTACCCGACGAGCTTCCTCAAGGGACGCGGCCTGGGCAAGGCCTGCGCGCTGATCACCGACGGCCGCTTCTCCGGCGGCACGTCCGGGCTCTCGATCGGGCACGCCTCCCCGGAGGCCGCCGCGGGCGGCGACATCGCCCTGGTCGAGGACGGCGACGTGATCAGCATCGACATCCCGAACCGGGGCCTGGTCCTGGAGGTGTCCGAGGACGAGCTGGCCGCGCGCAGGGAGCGCCTGCTCAAGGAGCTGGGCCGGTTCAGGCCGCGTGACCGGCAGCGGCCGATCACCGCCGCGCTGCGCGCCTACGCCGCGATGGCGACCTCCGCCTCGACCGGGGCCGCCCGCGACGTCTCCCAGATCGAGGACTGA
- a CDS encoding zinc ribbon domain-containing protein: protein MPRYDFRCRECGDTFELSRPMSDSDTPADCPQGHGDTVRLLSTVAVGGRAAAPAPSGGGGCCGGGCCS, encoded by the coding sequence ATGCCCAGATACGACTTCCGCTGCCGCGAGTGCGGCGACACCTTCGAGCTCTCCCGTCCCATGTCCGACTCGGACACACCGGCCGACTGCCCCCAGGGGCACGGCGACACCGTCCGGCTGCTGTCCACCGTGGCCGTGGGCGGGCGTGCCGCCGCCCCCGCGCCCTCCGGTGGCGGAGGGTGCTGCGGGGGCGGTTGCTGCTCCTGA
- a CDS encoding HNH endonuclease encodes MLLLNASFEPLTTLPLRRAILLVLREKAEVVHGDDAGTVLHSATRSYDVPSVIRLRRYISVPYSRRVPLTRVALMRRDRHTCGYCGKKAETIDHVVPRSRGGAHMWENVVAACKPCNHRKADKFLDELGWELRITPKVPKGPHWRLINGDLHGDPQWEPYMAHLAA; translated from the coding sequence GTGTTGCTGCTCAACGCCAGCTTCGAACCACTGACGACACTGCCGCTGCGCAGGGCGATTCTCCTCGTCCTGCGGGAGAAGGCGGAGGTCGTGCACGGAGACGACGCCGGAACCGTGCTCCACTCGGCGACACGCTCCTACGACGTGCCGTCGGTCATCCGGCTCAGACGTTACATCAGCGTCCCGTACAGCCGCAGGGTGCCGCTCACCCGCGTGGCACTTATGCGTCGGGACCGACACACCTGCGGTTACTGCGGGAAGAAGGCGGAGACGATCGACCACGTCGTGCCCAGAAGCCGAGGTGGCGCGCACATGTGGGAGAACGTGGTGGCGGCGTGCAAGCCGTGCAACCACCGCAAGGCCGACAAGTTCCTGGACGAGCTCGGATGGGAACTGCGCATCACCCCCAAGGTGCCCAAGGGCCCCCACTGGCGGCTGATCAACGGTGACCTGCACGGCGACCCCCAGTGGGAGCCGTACATGGCCCACCTGGCGGCCTAG
- a CDS encoding prolyl oligopeptidase family protein translates to MRELRYPPAERLDLLETLHGRAVADPYRWLEDTDSAATKEWATAQDGLYSQFAARFHSRDWFADHVRALLGAGTVGSPVWRGERRFHLRRTADQEHAVLYVQDGQGPERVLLDPGALDSTGLTTLDSWRPDHDGRLLAYQLSEGGDEESVLRVMDVDTGETVDGPIDRARYSPIAWLPDGSAFYYVRRLPADEVPEGEEGYHRRVYLHRLGASTDEDVLVFGSGRDKTEYFVPSVSRDGRWLLLSAVRGTAPGTDAWIADLSESGLEVPRLVPVQQGMVAALDTYVGRDGRLYLQTDREAPRGRLCVADPAEPGAEHWTTLVAEDPEAVMEDFAILDGPGMERPELLVAWSRHAIDEVTRHDLATGERLGALAMPGLGTIGGLLERPEGGHECWFGYTDSAHPSAVYRYDARTGEVTLWDEAPGEVDVPPVRTEQVTFTSKDGTAVRMLVVSPAEEADGPRPTILYGYGGFRISLSPGYSATTLAWVRAGGVYAVANLRGGLEEGEEWHEAGMLDRKQNVFDDCAAAAEHLVATGVTTPERLAVMGGSNGGLLVGAMITQRPDLFAAAVCSAPLLDMVRYERFGLGQLWNVEYGSADDPEQLDWLLGYSPYHNVREGTRYPATLFTVFDNDTRVDPLHARKLCALLQEATSAPLEDAPILLRRESEVGHSARSVSRSVALSAEQLAFLAHHLGIVLP, encoded by the coding sequence ATGCGTGAACTCCGCTACCCGCCGGCCGAACGGCTGGACCTCCTCGAAACCCTGCACGGCCGCGCCGTCGCCGACCCCTACCGGTGGCTGGAGGACACGGACTCCGCCGCCACGAAGGAATGGGCCACCGCCCAGGACGGCCTCTACTCGCAATTCGCCGCCCGGTTCCACAGCCGGGACTGGTTCGCCGACCACGTCCGCGCCCTGCTCGGCGCCGGAACCGTGGGCTCGCCCGTGTGGCGCGGAGAGCGCCGCTTCCATCTGCGGCGCACCGCCGACCAGGAGCACGCGGTGCTCTACGTCCAGGACGGGCAGGGACCCGAGCGCGTCCTGCTGGACCCCGGGGCGCTCGACTCCACCGGCCTGACCACGCTGGACTCCTGGCGGCCCGACCACGACGGCCGCCTCCTCGCCTATCAGCTCTCCGAGGGCGGGGACGAGGAGTCGGTCCTGCGGGTGATGGACGTCGACACCGGCGAGACGGTCGACGGCCCCATCGACCGGGCCCGCTACTCCCCCATCGCCTGGCTGCCGGACGGCTCGGCCTTCTACTACGTGCGCCGCCTGCCGGCCGACGAGGTGCCGGAGGGCGAGGAGGGCTACCACCGGCGCGTCTACCTGCACCGGCTGGGCGCGTCCACCGACGAGGACGTCCTCGTCTTCGGTTCCGGCCGGGACAAGACCGAGTACTTCGTTCCCTCGGTGAGCCGCGACGGGCGGTGGCTGCTGCTGAGCGCGGTGCGGGGCACCGCACCGGGGACCGACGCCTGGATCGCCGACCTGTCGGAGAGCGGTCTGGAGGTGCCCCGGCTGGTGCCCGTCCAGCAGGGCATGGTGGCGGCCCTGGACACGTACGTGGGGCGGGACGGCCGCCTGTACCTGCAGACGGACCGCGAAGCTCCGCGTGGGCGCCTGTGCGTGGCCGATCCGGCCGAGCCCGGCGCTGAGCACTGGACCACGCTGGTCGCGGAGGACCCCGAGGCCGTGATGGAGGACTTCGCGATCCTCGACGGCCCCGGGATGGAGCGGCCCGAGCTGCTGGTCGCCTGGAGCCGCCACGCGATCGACGAGGTCACCCGCCACGACCTGGCCACGGGGGAACGGCTGGGCGCCCTGGCGATGCCCGGTCTGGGCACGATCGGAGGGCTGCTCGAACGGCCCGAGGGCGGCCACGAGTGCTGGTTCGGCTACACCGACAGCGCGCACCCGTCGGCGGTGTACCGCTACGACGCCCGCACGGGCGAGGTGACCCTGTGGGACGAGGCCCCCGGCGAGGTCGACGTGCCGCCGGTGCGCACCGAACAGGTCACGTTCACGTCCAAGGACGGAACCGCGGTGCGCATGCTGGTGGTGTCCCCCGCGGAGGAGGCCGACGGCCCGCGGCCGACCATCCTCTACGGGTACGGCGGCTTCCGCATCTCCCTGAGCCCCGGGTACTCGGCGACCACGCTGGCATGGGTGCGCGCCGGCGGCGTGTACGCCGTCGCCAACCTGCGCGGCGGTCTGGAGGAGGGCGAGGAGTGGCACGAGGCCGGGATGCTCGACCGCAAGCAGAACGTGTTCGACGACTGCGCGGCCGCCGCCGAACACCTGGTGGCCACCGGCGTCACGACGCCCGAGCGCTTGGCCGTGATGGGCGGGAGCAACGGCGGACTGCTGGTCGGCGCCATGATCACCCAGCGCCCGGACCTGTTCGCGGCGGCCGTGTGCTCGGCCCCGCTGCTGGACATGGTGCGCTACGAGCGGTTCGGCCTGGGCCAGTTGTGGAACGTGGAGTACGGCAGCGCGGACGATCCGGAGCAGTTGGACTGGCTGCTGGGGTACTCGCCGTACCACAACGTGCGGGAGGGGACGCGGTACCCGGCCACGCTCTTCACCGTGTTCGACAACGACACCCGGGTGGACCCGCTGCACGCGCGCAAGCTGTGCGCGCTGCTGCAGGAGGCCACCTCCGCACCGTTGGAGGACGCCCCGATCCTGCTGCGCCGTGAGTCGGAGGTCGGGCACAGTGCGCGCTCGGTCAGCCGGAGCGTGGCGCTCAGCGCCGAGCAGCTCGCCTTCCTCGCCCACCACCTGGGGATCGTCCTGCCCTGA
- a CDS encoding thioesterase family protein, translating into MTQIEAGGPDTGTQPRRHVHLAQVRYADLDPQHHVNNVRMLTYLEDARISFLRYDGVVEEGQEVFGAMVVARQEADYVAPLLPRSTPVRVELWVTEVRNASFTLAYEIRDDTRVFLRASTVLVGFDVDTQRARRLNERERAFLAAYA; encoded by the coding sequence GTGACACAGATCGAGGCCGGCGGCCCGGACACCGGGACACAGCCCCGGCGGCATGTGCACCTGGCTCAGGTCCGCTACGCCGACCTTGACCCGCAGCACCACGTCAACAACGTCCGGATGCTGACCTACCTGGAGGACGCCAGGATCTCGTTCCTGCGCTACGACGGCGTGGTGGAGGAGGGTCAGGAGGTGTTCGGCGCCATGGTCGTGGCCCGCCAGGAGGCGGACTACGTGGCGCCGCTGCTGCCCAGGTCCACGCCCGTGCGCGTGGAGCTGTGGGTGACCGAGGTGCGCAACGCCAGCTTCACGCTGGCCTACGAGATCCGTGACGACACGAGGGTGTTCCTGCGCGCCAGCACGGTGCTGGTGGGTTTCGACGTCGACACGCAGCGCGCCCGCCGCCTCAACGAACGGGAGCGCGCCTTCCTCGCCGCCTACGCCTGA
- a CDS encoding globin: MTSARDDQQSRDEQPVRMTFYEAVGGEETFTRLVRRFYEGVADDPVLRPMYPEEDLGPAEERLRLFLIQYWGGPRTYNEQRGHPRLRMRHVPFRIGAAERDRWLAHMRAAVDSIALPAALERQLWEYMVMAAHSMVNVAEDAAPPAVADPTSLSVTPSDSGDDDDGETVTISLK, encoded by the coding sequence ATGACTTCCGCGCGAGATGACCAGCAGAGCAGGGACGAACAGCCGGTGCGAATGACGTTCTACGAGGCCGTGGGCGGGGAGGAGACCTTCACTCGCCTGGTCCGCCGCTTCTACGAGGGTGTGGCCGACGACCCCGTGCTGCGGCCCATGTACCCCGAGGAGGACCTGGGCCCGGCCGAGGAGCGCCTGCGCCTGTTCCTCATCCAGTACTGGGGCGGCCCGCGCACCTACAACGAGCAGCGCGGCCACCCCCGCCTGCGGATGCGCCACGTACCGTTCCGGATCGGGGCCGCCGAGCGCGACCGCTGGCTGGCGCACATGCGAGCGGCCGTGGACTCCATCGCGCTGCCCGCGGCCCTGGAGCGCCAGCTGTGGGAGTACATGGTGATGGCCGCGCACAGCATGGTCAACGTCGCCGAGGACGCCGCGCCCCCGGCCGTGGCCGACCCCACCTCCCTGTCGGTGACCCCCAGTGACAGCGGCGATGACGACGACGGCGAGACCGTCACGATCTCACTGAAGTGA
- a CDS encoding arginase family protein, translated as MTMLSVPYHLDEYLPDFRLPWRGHTEVLRVGLPDSDMWSRMAALHRAVAARVADEVRAGRAPTIVSGDCMVALGAAAGVQRVVEGPAVVWFDAHGDVQTMETSASGYAGGIPLRVLAGYRPDPAMDRLGLRAIPEERLLLVDGRDLDPPEAEYLRASAVRRSTVAGLGAGDLPEGPLLLHVDVDVIDSDEVPGILFPTPGGPSAETVVGAVHRVLDTGRVAAVSVGCTWRPDRDEDHPGGVRAKLLAALLRRRH; from the coding sequence ATGACGATGCTGAGCGTGCCGTACCACCTGGACGAGTACCTGCCGGACTTCCGGCTCCCGTGGCGCGGGCACACGGAGGTGCTGAGGGTGGGGCTGCCGGACTCCGACATGTGGAGCCGGATGGCCGCCCTGCACCGGGCCGTGGCCGCACGCGTCGCCGACGAGGTCCGGGCCGGCCGGGCCCCCACGATCGTGTCCGGCGACTGCATGGTGGCGCTCGGGGCCGCCGCCGGAGTCCAGCGGGTGGTCGAGGGCCCCGCCGTCGTGTGGTTCGACGCGCACGGTGACGTCCAGACGATGGAGACCAGCGCCTCCGGCTACGCCGGTGGCATCCCCCTGCGAGTACTGGCGGGCTACCGGCCGGACCCGGCGATGGACCGGCTCGGATTGCGGGCGATCCCCGAGGAGCGGCTCCTGCTCGTGGACGGGCGCGATCTGGACCCGCCCGAGGCCGAGTACCTGCGCGCGTCGGCCGTCCGGCGCTCCACCGTCGCCGGCCTGGGAGCCGGGGACCTCCCGGAGGGACCGCTGCTCCTGCACGTGGACGTGGACGTCATCGACTCGGACGAGGTGCCGGGGATCCTGTTCCCGACCCCGGGCGGCCCCAGTGCCGAGACCGTCGTCGGGGCCGTCCACCGCGTGCTGGACACCGGTCGCGTCGCGGCGGTGAGCGTCGGCTGCACGTGGCGGCCGGACCGTGACGAGGACCACCCCGGCGGTGTCCGGGCTAAGCTGCTCGCCGCGCTCCTGCGGAGGCGGCACTGA
- the ettA gene encoding energy-dependent translational throttle protein EttA, which translates to MPEYIYTMQNVRKAHGDKVVLDNVSGSFLPGAKIGVVGPNGAGKSTLLKILAGIEQPSNGEARLMPGFSVGLLAQEPVLDADKTVLENVEDGVAETKAMMTRFNEIAEQMATDYSDDLLEEMGKLQEQLDHRNAWDLDSQLAQAMDALRCPPGDASVTQLSGGEKRRVALCKLLLEQPDLLLLDEPTNHLDAESVNWLEQHLAKYPGTVVAITHDRYFLDHVATWILELDRGQFYPYEGNYSTYLETKQTRLKVEGQKDAKKAKRLKDELEWVRSNAKARQTKSKARLQRYEEMASEADKTRKLDFEEIQIPPGPRLGNTVVEVKNLTKGFDDRVLIEDLSFSLPPNGIVGVIGPNGVGKTTLFKMIVGEETPDEGKINVGETVEISYVDQYRGRIDDTKNVWETISDGETFIEVGKVEIPSRAYVAAFGFKGSDQQKPSGVLSGGERNRVNLALTLKQGGNLLLLDEPTNDLDVETLGSLENALLDFPGCAVITSHDRWFLDRVATHILAWEGDANWYWFEGNFESYEKNKIERLGPDAARPHAVTHRKLTRD; encoded by the coding sequence ATGCCGGAGTACATCTACACAATGCAGAACGTGCGCAAGGCGCACGGCGACAAGGTCGTCCTTGACAACGTTTCGGGGTCGTTCCTGCCCGGAGCCAAGATCGGTGTCGTGGGCCCCAACGGTGCGGGTAAGTCGACGCTGCTGAAGATCCTGGCCGGCATCGAGCAGCCGTCCAACGGTGAGGCGCGGCTCATGCCGGGGTTCTCCGTGGGGCTGCTCGCACAGGAGCCCGTCCTCGACGCGGACAAGACGGTGCTGGAGAACGTTGAGGACGGAGTCGCCGAGACCAAGGCGATGATGACCCGCTTCAACGAGATCGCCGAGCAGATGGCGACGGACTACTCCGACGACCTGTTGGAGGAGATGGGCAAGCTGCAGGAGCAGCTCGACCACCGCAACGCCTGGGACCTCGACAGCCAGCTGGCCCAGGCCATGGACGCCCTGCGCTGCCCGCCCGGCGACGCCTCCGTCACCCAGCTCTCGGGTGGTGAGAAGCGCCGCGTCGCCCTGTGCAAGCTGCTCCTGGAGCAGCCCGACCTCCTCCTTCTCGACGAGCCCACCAACCACCTCGATGCCGAGAGCGTGAACTGGCTGGAGCAGCACCTGGCCAAGTACCCCGGCACCGTCGTGGCGATCACACACGACAGGTACTTCCTGGACCACGTCGCCACCTGGATCCTGGAGCTGGACCGCGGCCAGTTCTACCCCTACGAGGGCAACTACAGCACCTACCTCGAAACCAAGCAGACGCGTCTGAAGGTCGAAGGGCAGAAGGACGCCAAGAAGGCCAAGCGCCTCAAGGACGAGCTGGAGTGGGTGCGCTCCAACGCCAAGGCCCGCCAGACCAAGAGCAAGGCCCGTCTGCAGCGGTACGAGGAGATGGCCTCCGAGGCGGACAAGACCAGGAAGCTGGACTTCGAGGAGATCCAGATCCCCCCGGGCCCGCGTCTGGGCAACACCGTCGTCGAGGTCAAGAACCTCACGAAGGGCTTCGACGACCGGGTGCTCATCGAGGACCTGAGCTTCTCCCTGCCGCCGAACGGCATCGTCGGTGTGATCGGCCCCAACGGTGTCGGCAAGACCACGCTGTTCAAGATGATCGTCGGGGAGGAGACCCCCGACGAGGGCAAGATCAACGTCGGCGAGACCGTCGAGATCTCCTACGTCGACCAGTACCGCGGTCGGATCGACGACACCAAGAACGTCTGGGAGACCATCTCCGACGGCGAGACCTTCATCGAGGTCGGCAAGGTCGAGATCCCCAGCCGCGCCTACGTCGCCGCCTTCGGCTTCAAGGGGTCGGACCAGCAGAAGCCCTCCGGTGTCCTCTCCGGCGGTGAGCGCAACCGCGTCAACCTCGCGCTCACGCTCAAGCAGGGCGGCAACCTCCTGCTCCTGGACGAGCCCACCAACGACCTGGACGTCGAGACGCTCGGCTCGCTGGAGAACGCGCTGCTGGACTTCCCCGGCTGCGCCGTGATCACCTCCCACGACCGGTGGTTCCTCGACCGCGTCGCCACGCACATCCTCGCGTGGGAGGGCGACGCCAACTGGTACTGGTTCGAGGGCAACTTCGAGTCCTACGAGAAGAACAAGATCGAGCGCCTGGGCCCGGACGCCGCGCGTCCGCACGCGGTCACGCACCGCAAGCTCACCCGCGACTGA
- a CDS encoding DUF4192 domain-containing protein, whose translation MDAEKPRSAREPSTPATPEDDRSRQAPDGGGRPAGPGADEGARIPSDGTAAPLHGPTGDGPAEPPEPAVAVPAPRTPAEDGSTALTLSTPTDVVAALPYLVGQPPDPGIVVVALSGTRARAAFVADLARVPAGQTPLERSRTVVRLAAEEGSTGLVAVGLGPAEVVGPYLDGVVGAARERRLDVHDALRVARGRYWSHLCRTPGCCPPEGHVLDTGRSAVPAQAVLMGIAPAEPVRAPGEGWARLRALVPAPDEAAAAVMEGVTAAVEQQARRMAAEAGESALVRRATAEVLDAVRREKEGHGVTGEDELAWLGVHLTRTGARDQAWARLTREDAAVQQRLWARLTGRVCPRYRPAPAALLAVAAWQLDDEPLARAALEVALAADPGYGMAVLMRRALDLGLPVQRWRAHAPAWLDRPPDTSGPPGTSGAPDPPEGPV comes from the coding sequence ATGGACGCAGAAAAGCCACGCTCCGCACGCGAACCCTCCACCCCTGCCACCCCCGAAGACGACCGTTCCCGCCAAGCGCCCGACGGCGGCGGGCGACCCGCCGGCCCCGGCGCGGACGAGGGGGCGCGGATCCCCTCGGACGGTACGGCCGCACCCCTCCACGGGCCGACGGGCGACGGGCCCGCCGAGCCCCCGGAGCCGGCGGTGGCCGTGCCGGCGCCGCGGACTCCGGCCGAGGACGGTTCGACGGCGCTGACCCTGAGCACACCGACCGACGTCGTCGCGGCCCTGCCCTACCTGGTCGGTCAACCGCCGGACCCCGGCATCGTGGTGGTGGCCCTGAGCGGCACCCGTGCGCGGGCCGCCTTCGTCGCCGACCTCGCGCGGGTCCCCGCCGGCCAGACCCCGCTGGAGCGGTCCCGGACCGTCGTCCGGCTGGCCGCCGAGGAGGGGAGCACCGGCCTGGTGGCCGTGGGGCTCGGTCCGGCGGAGGTGGTGGGACCCTACCTGGACGGCGTGGTCGGCGCCGCCCGGGAACGGCGGCTGGACGTGCACGACGCCCTGCGGGTGGCGCGGGGACGCTACTGGTCCCACCTGTGCCGCACACCCGGATGCTGTCCGCCCGAGGGCCATGTCCTGGACACCGGCCGGTCCGCGGTTCCCGCTCAGGCGGTCCTCATGGGGATCGCGCCCGCCGAACCCGTCCGGGCGCCGGGCGAGGGGTGGGCCCGGCTGCGCGCACTGGTGCCGGCGCCGGACGAGGCGGCCGCGGCCGTGATGGAGGGCGTGACGGCCGCGGTGGAGCAGCAGGCCCGGCGGATGGCCGCGGAGGCCGGGGAGTCCGCGCTCGTGCGCCGGGCCACCGCCGAGGTCCTGGACGCGGTGCGACGGGAGAAGGAGGGCCACGGCGTCACCGGTGAGGACGAACTGGCCTGGCTCGGCGTCCACCTCACCCGGACCGGGGCCCGGGACCAGGCCTGGGCCCGCCTGACGCGGGAGGACGCCGCGGTGCAGCAGCGGCTGTGGGCCCGGCTGACCGGACGGGTCTGCCCGCGGTACCGCCCGGCCCCGGCCGCGTTGCTCGCGGTGGCCGCCTGGCAGCTCGACGACGAGCCGCTGGCGCGAGCCGCCCTGGAGGTGGCGCTGGCCGCCGACCCCGGCTACGGGATGGCGGTCCTCATGCGCCGCGCGCTGGACCTGGGCCTGCCGGTCCAGCGGTGGCGGGCGCACGCGCCCGCCTGGCTCGACCGCCCGCCCGACACCTCCGGCCCTCCAGGGACCTCCGGGGCTCCTGATCCGCCCGAGGGGCCGGTATGA